The window TCGTATTTTCTTAGCCCTGAGTTTGATGAGGGTGAGATTCCTGTAAGGATTGGAGATATCGTGTATCGATTTGGTGATGTCAAGAATGAATTTGTGTACTCAGCAGTCAGTGATGTAATTTTTTATATATATGGCTTTGAGTATTTAACGCTTCCCGTATTTTCTGATCCCAAATAATAGGTTTTAAAACTTGTGGGCAATAAGGATTATCACATTAACAGCTATGCACGTAAATCTGGATTTGTCTATGCTAGTCGGGGGGCAGAAGTCGATCGTGGGGAGAACTCATTAGGGTTTGTAATTATCTGCACGCGTATTAGGCATGACTCCTATACGTATTCGCCTATAGAGTTAAATGCTCAACACGTTGGAGTGATTCGACGCTGGCATCAGCTTTTTGCCCCTAGAAGGCAGGTCGTGGTGTTGGGAGTAGTGTTGGGACACTCTTGAGAAACAAGAAAAGCCGACCATTTCTGAACGGCTATTTATTCAATAGTGGCGGAAGCGTACAGGAGTCGAACCTGCCTACGACATCACTGCCGTACATTGGTTTTGAAGACCAAGCGCCACACCGGTGACGAAACGCTTCCGTGGATTTGATCGAAAGCACACCATCTGCTGCGTTGCTGCTCAAAATTCAGACCCTTGCGTATTGGAATACGCGGCGGTCCTGTATTTTGCTTGCGTCTTGCCGTTGGCGCACTTTCGATCAAACCCAGCCCTTCATACGGGTAGGAGATAGGCTGTGCGCTGTGACAGGTGCCTTACGAAGTGCAGAAATAGCAAGTTTTTGTGGGGGGTACAAGTAGTAACGTTTTGGGTGTGGTTTTGCCCTGAAGTAGGGAAGGCTGTACTTTTTTTGTGTGCTGTCGTAAATTTCATGCATCGTGCCATATTGTGGCAGTGACTTACCCTTTTGAACTGGAATTGAATTACTTGGGAGATCGCAATGAAATCCGGAAAGATTCAGTATGTTTTAGCTGTTGCTACGTTGGCTGTTGGCCTGGTCGGAAGTGCTGTGGCCGCGGATATTGGTTCCACTGTGAAGCAGGCGTGCACCGCTTGTCATTCCTCCAAGCGTATTTGCCTTAATCTGGGCGTCAAGGATGCCGGAGCGTGGAAGTCCACAGTTCAGCGAATGGTAAACAACGGCGCACGTCTGTCCGGTGGGCAGGTTGATGAAGCTGCCAATTATCTGAACAGTCTGGCTCCGGGTACTGGGCCTCTCTGCAAGTAGTCTTCACGCCTGGGATATGTGCAGCGGTGGAGGCTGCGGGGACGTTTTTGCGAAACGCATTCCGTTGCTGTCTATGTGCGTTCACCTAGCCAGCGGGATGTGTTGCTTACGCAAGCCCTCCCTCTTACCGCATGCAGATGTGCGGACGACGTGATCCTGTTTCAAAGATTGTATCGTTCTGAATAATTCTACAGATATTTGTGCAATGGCGTTACCCCTGATTTCCTGCCGTCATATGTAGGTGGCGCGAGGAGACTCTATTGTTGATGCGGGTCATGATGCTTTGTCTGGCGACGTTGGTGTTCGCCTTTTCTGCCTCGGCGCAGACAACGGATTACAACATCGTTATCGGAGCGAGTCCGGTCACGAGTCCGCCGCTGCAGGTTATCGACATGTCAAGGGCCAAGGATGGACCGTATGGTCCTGCTCCGGGCAAGAGCATTCAGGTGTTTTTGTTGGACGGCCTTTTCGGCAGACAAGGGCCGGGAGATAGTCGAACGCTCGATGTGGGGATTCGACGTGGGTTGCCGCATATTCTCATGTTTGAGGATGGGCGCTGGCAGCCTCTCAGGCCGGTTGGACGTAACTACGGTTATGAGATCGACTTTGCACAACGTATGGCGAAAGCGCTTCCCGGTGAGACTGTTGGTCTCATTGTTGGGAATGGCAACCGTGACGAGGTGCTAGAAACAGCCTCTGTTGCGATGGAGGCCATGCCTTGTGATGTGATTGCCTATGTCCGATTGGCAGATTCCGTCCTTCCCAAACCATTGGTGAGTGCACAGAAGAAAGCCCAATTAAGTGCGCCGGATCTCATCATTTATGACATGTCGAGATACTATGATTTTAACAATTCCAACCGGGGCCGACCGGAAGAGATACACGAGCAATCGTCGCTGATCTTTCAAGAGGTCCTCAAGCGGATGAAAACGAACCATAAGGAATAATACAATGGGACTGACTTATGTATCGGCGACCGTCGCCGCCAAGGATGGCATGGAACAGGAGCTGGAAATAGTATTGTCCAGCGTCGTGGCTGAAGTGCGCAAGGAAGCGGGGTGTATCCGCTACGATCTGCATAAATCTGACTACGGTAACGTCTTCCTCTTCTATGAGATTTGGGAGAGCCCGGCCCATTTGGCAGCGCACGGCAAGACGCCGCACATGGACGCCATGCGCGAAGCCAGTGCCGATCTGGTGGCTGGCCCGGCCGAAGTTAATACGTGGGAAGCTGTGGATGTAGCCGAGTAGCTCCGCAAGAATGACAAATGAAAAGGCCGCCCTTTGAGGGCGGCCTTTTTTGTTGGTTTAGAATTTTTCGAAGTCGTCATCCCCCATGTCGAGAGCAACGCCATTTCCTTGGGATGCACTACTCTTTGGGGCAGCGGCAATAGGCTTGGGAGCCTGCTTTTGTACCCTCACCCGTGATTGGGTGGACATGTAGCCTCCCTCGCCAATGTTGAAGTAGGACACGGTATCCTTGAGCAGTTCTGCCTGGCTGGAGAGTTCTTCAGAAGTGGAGGAGAGCTCTTCTGAAGAAGAGGCGATCTGTTGAATGACCTGGTCCAGTTGGCGAATGGCCTCATTCACTCCCTGCGCGCCGGCATGCTGTTCATTGCTGGCGGCGGTAATGGCCTGAATCAGCTCTGCGGTCTGCTGGATGTCCGGGACCATCTTGCCGAGCATTTCTCCGGCCTCTTCAGCCACTTGAACACTGGAAGAGGAAAGCTCACTGATTTCGGCTGCGGCAACACCGGAGCGTTCGGCCAGCTTGCGGACTTCTGCAGCAACGACCGCGAACCCCTTGCCGTGTTCGCCAGCTCGTGCAGCCTCAATGGCAGCGTTGAGAGCGAGCAGATTGGTCTGGCGGGCGATGTCCTCAATGATGGTGATCTTCTCTGCGATTTCCTTCATTGACGTGACGGTCTGGGCAACGGCCTTGCCGCCCTTGTCTGCATCGGCTGCCGAGCGCAGGGCGATTTCTTCTGTCTGCTTGGAGTTCTCAGCATTCTGACTGATGTTGGAGAGCATCTGTTCCATGGATGCGCCCACTTCTTCAACATTGGAGGACTGTTCTGTCGCACCTTGGGCGAGGGAACCAGCCGTGGCGGCAAGTTGCGATGAGCCCGATGCCACTTCATCAACAGCAGTGCGCACCTCGCTGACAACTGTTCTGAGCTTGGTGCCCATGTCGCCGAGATCTCGGGCGAGTTGCCCCACTTCGTCCTTGCCGGATGCTGCAATGGTGGCAGTAAGGTCACCTTCCGAGATGCTGCGGGTGAAGTCCCCACTGCGGATAATGGGGTCAGTCATGGTGTTGGCGAGCTTCCAACCGATCAAACCGAATATGAGTGCAATGACAGCACCGATGATCACGGTGTTCATGATGGCGGCGTTTGAAGCCTCCTTGATCTCCGAGTGCTCAATAAGAGCGATATACTTCCAGCCGGTGGAAGAGGAGTTGAGCACGCTGGCGTACATGTCAGTGCCGTCTACATCCAAGTCTTCCACCAGTCCGCCGGAAACGGAGCCGATGGTCTGGAAAGCCTCAGGCAACTCGTTCATCTTTTTGAAGACGTAATCCTTATGGAGTGGGTCGGCGAGGACAGAACCGTCATCTTGTACGATCATGATGTAGCCGGTCTTGCCGATGCGGATATTGGCTGCGATTTCGGTGAGCTTCCCCAGAGAAATGTCGACTGCGGCAACACCTACGAATTTGCCGTTGTTGTCGCGGACCTTGGTCACCATGCCGATATTCGGGACGCCCTCAGTGGTGATGTAGGCACTCAGCAGCGTCGTTTCGGTGGAGGAGTTCATGCCCTGTTGGTACCAAGGGCGCTTGCGTGGATCATAACCGGCGCTCATGGGCTCGTCAGGGGTCTGTGTATAGCCGCCGTCTTCAAGACCAGCGTATACATAGGCGTATTCCGGGTGGCTTTCGAGCAGGTGCTTGAACGTGAAGTATGCTGTGTGCTCCTTTTCGCTCATGCCTTCGCGTTCAAAGTTGTATTTACCCTCAGGAAGATTCTGGTACTGACGCCATTGTCCCAGTCCCTCTTTGAGGCTCGGTAGCAGGGCCATGTACTTGGTGATGTCGGCAGGTCCTTTGAGGAGTTGGTTGACGTAGCTGTCAACGCGTTGCAGTTGCTCCTGTGAAGACATTTCGAACTGATCTGTGACTGTATCGCTGATCTGCATGGATACAATTGATGAGATGACCGCCACCGAGATGATGACGGGAATTATGATGGCCAAAATGAATTTGGACCGGATTTTCATACGCTCCCCCCTTGAGTATGATTTTTTAGGACTCTAGGGAAACCATGCCACTGGCTACATCTGAACGCCATTATATAGATGGAATTGTCACCCAAGTGATGCATTGGCTGACTGGTGTGATGAAGAATAGGGGAGAGACGAAAAAAGGCAGCTGATTTAATCAGCTGCCTTTATTCATTACATGGCGTCCCCAAGGGGATTTGAACCCCTGTTAACGGCGTGAAAGGCCGTCGTCCTGGACCAGACTAGACGATGGGGACGCATGATGCGACTGGCGGTTCGGCAAGGCGTCTGGAGCCTTTTGTTGCCGGGTTGCCCCGTCTGGAGAGGCGTATTTCCCACAAAACCGGGAGGGGCGCAAGTCTTTTCTTACGGTTTTTTCATTTTTTATGACTTTTCTTGTCAGGATTGGTGAATCGAGGGTGAAAAGGGACTGTAGTTCGTATGCGAGTTGTCGTAATTCTCGCAGAATATGAGCAGGTTGCTTTGGCCCCTGACAATATGGATCGGGTAAGAAAGCTGGCGGGTAAAAAGAGAAAAAAATCACTTGTTACCATTGGGCTCCCGACCGTTGACATTACATATAATACCGCTCTAGAAGGCCCATTACGCATTATGCGTACTAGGCTGTCGACACGTCTGTTTCAGGGATGAGGTGCCTGATTCCAGGGTGTTTTGGTTTTTTTGGAGTTAATTTTTTTAAGGAGAGTAATCGTAATGGAAACCAAACTTGCCAACCCCGCCCCGCTCGGTCTGATGGGCTTTGGCATGACCACCATCCTGTTGAACATCCACAACGCTGGCTTTTTCCCCATCAGTTCCATGATTCTTGCCATGGGCATTTTCTATGGCGGTATCGCACAGGTTATTGCCGGCATCATGGAATTCAAGAAGGGTAACACCTTCGGCACCACTGCCTTCACTTCCTACGGTCTATTCTGGCTGACTCTGGTCGCCCTGATCGTCATGCCGAAGCTTGGCATGGCCGAGGCTACTCCTGCAGCATACATGGGTTGCTATCTCGTGATGTGGGGAATCTTTACCCTGTTCATGTTCATGGGAACACTTAAAGGCAACAAGGTGCTTCAGTTCGTCTTCTTGTCTCTGACCATTTTGTTCTTCCTGCTCGCTATCAAAGATTTCACCCATAATGAGATGATTGGTACCTTGGCAGGCTGGGAAGGGATTCTTTGCGGCGCGTCCGCCATCTATCTCGCCATGGCCGAAGTCTTGAATGAGCAGTATGGTCGCACCGTCCTGCCCATCGGCGAATAAAGTCGACGCCACATAGCACTGGCAATTCAAAGGCCGCACAGCATGTCTGTGCGGCCTTTTTCGTGTCTGTATGATTGTCTGACTGTTGAGTCGCGGTTGCGGCTTGAGAGGGTGGTCGGGGGTAATATCAGGACTATGCACAAACGAAAAGAGGCAGTCGATTTCTCGACTGCCTCTCTGGCTTTTCTATGGCGTCCCCAAGGGGATTTGAACCCCTGTTAACGGCGTGAAAGGCCGTCGTCCTGGACCAGACTAGACGATGGGGACGCAGGATAAATTTGGCTGGGCTGCAAGGACTCGAACCTTGATTAACGGAGCCAGAACCCGTCGTCCTGCCAATTGAACGACAGCCCAGCAGCGAGAGGAAGATTTATGCGGTAGCCCGCCGAAAGTCAACCCCTTTTTGCTCAGATTTGAAAGAGATTTTTGAAACTTCTGAAGAGAGCACAAACGAAAAGAGGCAGTCGATTTCTCGACTGCCTCTCTGGCTTTTCTGTGGCGTCCCCAAGGGGATTTGAAC of the Pseudodesulfovibrio sp. zrk46 genome contains:
- the satP gene encoding acetate uptake transporter; this translates as METKLANPAPLGLMGFGMTTILLNIHNAGFFPISSMILAMGIFYGGIAQVIAGIMEFKKGNTFGTTAFTSYGLFWLTLVALIVMPKLGMAEATPAAYMGCYLVMWGIFTLFMFMGTLKGNKVLQFVFLSLTILFFLLAIKDFTHNEMIGTLAGWEGILCGASAIYLAMAEVLNEQYGRTVLPIGE
- a CDS encoding putative quinol monooxygenase → MGLTYVSATVAAKDGMEQELEIVLSSVVAEVRKEAGCIRYDLHKSDYGNVFLFYEIWESPAHLAAHGKTPHMDAMREASADLVAGPAEVNTWEAVDVAE
- a CDS encoding methyl-accepting chemotaxis protein, with protein sequence MKIRSKFILAIIIPVIISVAVISSIVSMQISDTVTDQFEMSSQEQLQRVDSYVNQLLKGPADITKYMALLPSLKEGLGQWRQYQNLPEGKYNFEREGMSEKEHTAYFTFKHLLESHPEYAYVYAGLEDGGYTQTPDEPMSAGYDPRKRPWYQQGMNSSTETTLLSAYITTEGVPNIGMVTKVRDNNGKFVGVAAVDISLGKLTEIAANIRIGKTGYIMIVQDDGSVLADPLHKDYVFKKMNELPEAFQTIGSVSGGLVEDLDVDGTDMYASVLNSSSTGWKYIALIEHSEIKEASNAAIMNTVIIGAVIALIFGLIGWKLANTMTDPIIRSGDFTRSISEGDLTATIAASGKDEVGQLARDLGDMGTKLRTVVSEVRTAVDEVASGSSQLAATAGSLAQGATEQSSNVEEVGASMEQMLSNISQNAENSKQTEEIALRSAADADKGGKAVAQTVTSMKEIAEKITIIEDIARQTNLLALNAAIEAARAGEHGKGFAVVAAEVRKLAERSGVAAAEISELSSSSVQVAEEAGEMLGKMVPDIQQTAELIQAITAASNEQHAGAQGVNEAIRQLDQVIQQIASSSEELSSTSEELSSQAELLKDTVSYFNIGEGGYMSTQSRVRVQKQAPKPIAAAPKSSASQGNGVALDMGDDDFEKF